One window of the Candidatus Chromulinivoraceae bacterium genome contains the following:
- the rpsL gene encoding 30S ribosomal protein S12 has product MPTINQLVRKPRKTAIKKSKSPALGRIHNALKTRYYDQDAPLKRGVCIKVTTKTPKKPNSALRKVARVRLTNQQEVWAYIGGEGHNLQEHAVVLVRGGRVPDLPGVRYHIVRGALDLQGVAKRKQGRSKYGAKKDDK; this is encoded by the coding sequence CCAGTTGGTGCGCAAGCCTCGTAAGACTGCGATTAAAAAATCAAAGTCTCCAGCGCTTGGCCGCATTCATAACGCGCTTAAAACGCGTTACTACGACCAGGATGCCCCACTAAAACGTGGTGTTTGTATCAAGGTGACAACAAAAACCCCTAAAAAGCCAAACTCAGCGCTTCGTAAAGTTGCTCGTGTTCGTTTGACGAACCAGCAAGAAGTCTGGGCATACATTGGTGGTGAAGGTCACAACCTCCAGGAGCACGCCGTTGTGCTTGTCCGTGGTGGTCGTGTTCCAGACCTTCCAGGTGTTCGTTACCACATCGTTCGTGGTGCTCTTGACCTTCAGGGTGTTGCAAAGCGTAAGCAGGGCCGTTCTAAATACGGTGCCAAAAAGGATGACAAGTAA
- the rpsG gene encoding 30S ribosomal protein S7: MPRKVTKKLQRELKPDRKYQSVLVQRLINKSILDGKKSIAEKAVYAALEQAAKKLDSEDPLAIFEKALRNVSPNFEVKSRRVGGANYQIPFPVQGHRQLHYAFSWLVQSARSRNGIPYSQRLALEIVDAYNEAGAAYKKKEDTHKMAEANRAFAHFARS; this comes from the coding sequence ATGCCTCGTAAAGTAACCAAAAAACTACAACGCGAACTTAAGCCTGACCGCAAGTACCAGAGCGTACTCGTTCAGCGCCTTATTAACAAATCTATTCTTGATGGTAAAAAATCTATCGCTGAAAAAGCTGTGTACGCTGCCCTTGAGCAAGCTGCTAAAAAGCTTGATAGCGAAGACCCACTTGCTATTTTTGAAAAGGCTCTAAGGAACGTTTCACCAAACTTCGAGGTTAAATCTCGCCGTGTTGGTGGTGCTAACTACCAGATTCCTTTCCCTGTACAGGGTCACCGTCAGCTTCACTATGCGTTTAGCTGGCTTGTACAATCAGCTCGTTCACGTAACGGTATTCCTTACTCTCAGCGTCTTGCGCTCGAGATTGTAGATGCCTACAACGAAGCTGGTGCTGCGTACAAAAAGAAAGAAGACACGCACAAGATGGCTGAGGCCAACCGCGCCTTCGCTCACTTCGCTCGCAGCTAA
- the fusA gene encoding elongation factor G — MAQKNVPLKDFRNIGIIAHIDAGKTTTTEGILYRTGINHKIGEVRGADGDSATTDWMAQEKERGITITSAAVTCFWKGHKINIIDTPGHIDFTAEVERSLRVLDGAVTVFDGKMGVEAQTETVWRQANKYGVPRICFINKINQIGGDFYKSLGTIHNRLSKNALPIHLPIGFEKEINGVVDLVDMKAYTYGDYTDHELAPGEIPADMLEKAKNARSLLVEAAVEADDELFERFLEQGEESISIDELKVALRKRVLAGDFFLVTGGDGRGVIVEKVLDLVADYLPSPLDVDAIKGINPKTGDTIERQPDESEPLAALAFKIATDPFVGKLIFIRVYSGKLTAGSYVLNTTTGNKERIGRIVRMHADKREDIDVIGAGDIAAVVGLKDTFTGATICDPTHPIQLESIDFPEPPVSIAVEPKTKADQEKMGVALQRLAEEDPTFRVHTDEETGQTIMSGMGELHLDILIDRMKREFKVEANIGEPQVAFRESIKGTSDVQGKHAKQSGGRGQYGDVWIRFEPNETGKGFEFFDAIKGGVVPQEYRKPVEQGVRETLEGGVIAGYPVVDVKATLYDGSYHDVDSSELAFKLAGHIATRAGIKAAKPILLEPIMKVEVSTPEEFMGDVIGDLNARRGRIDAMEDIPGGAKLVKAFVPLASMFGYTSDLRSMSQGRAASTMELAQYEEVPPNVAQEIIEKRASK; from the coding sequence ATGGCCCAGAAAAACGTCCCACTCAAGGACTTTCGTAACATCGGTATTATTGCCCATATTGATGCAGGCAAAACGACCACTACTGAAGGTATTTTGTATCGCACAGGAATTAACCACAAGATTGGTGAAGTTCGAGGTGCTGATGGCGATAGCGCCACGACTGACTGGATGGCACAGGAAAAAGAGCGAGGTATTACTATTACCTCTGCTGCTGTGACCTGTTTTTGGAAAGGTCACAAGATCAACATTATTGATACCCCAGGACACATCGACTTTACGGCCGAAGTTGAGCGTTCTCTTCGCGTGCTCGACGGTGCTGTAACAGTGTTCGACGGTAAAATGGGCGTAGAAGCTCAGACTGAGACTGTATGGCGCCAGGCTAATAAGTATGGCGTTCCTCGTATCTGCTTTATTAACAAGATCAACCAAATTGGTGGTGACTTTTATAAATCACTGGGTACTATTCACAATCGTCTTTCTAAGAATGCTCTCCCTATCCACCTTCCAATTGGTTTTGAAAAGGAGATCAACGGTGTTGTTGACCTCGTTGATATGAAAGCTTACACCTACGGTGATTACACCGACCACGAGCTTGCTCCAGGCGAAATTCCAGCAGACATGCTTGAAAAAGCTAAAAACGCGCGCAGTCTTCTGGTTGAAGCTGCTGTTGAAGCTGACGATGAACTGTTTGAGCGTTTTCTTGAGCAGGGTGAAGAGTCGATCTCTATCGATGAACTTAAGGTTGCTCTCCGTAAGCGTGTGCTTGCTGGTGACTTCTTCCTCGTAACTGGTGGTGACGGCCGTGGTGTGATTGTTGAAAAGGTCCTCGACCTTGTTGCTGATTACCTTCCATCTCCACTTGATGTTGACGCTATTAAAGGTATCAATCCAAAGACAGGCGACACAATTGAGCGCCAGCCAGACGAGTCTGAGCCTCTTGCCGCTTTGGCCTTTAAAATTGCAACCGACCCATTTGTTGGTAAATTGATCTTTATCCGTGTTTATAGTGGTAAATTGACCGCTGGTAGCTACGTACTTAATACCACGACAGGTAACAAAGAGCGTATCGGCCGTATCGTTCGTATGCACGCCGACAAGCGTGAAGATATCGATGTTATCGGTGCAGGTGACATTGCAGCTGTTGTTGGTCTCAAGGATACCTTTACTGGTGCAACTATCTGTGACCCAACTCACCCAATTCAGCTTGAATCTATCGATTTCCCAGAACCACCAGTATCAATCGCTGTTGAGCCTAAAACTAAGGCCGACCAAGAAAAGATGGGTGTTGCTTTGCAACGTCTTGCCGAAGAAGATCCAACTTTCCGCGTTCACACCGACGAAGAGACTGGTCAGACCATTATGTCTGGAATGGGCGAGCTTCACCTTGACATCCTTATCGATCGTATGAAGCGTGAGTTTAAGGTTGAGGCAAACATCGGTGAGCCACAAGTTGCCTTCCGTGAGTCTATCAAAGGTACCTCAGACGTACAGGGTAAGCATGCTAAGCAATCTGGTGGTCGTGGCCAATACGGTGACGTATGGATTCGCTTTGAGCCGAATGAAACGGGTAAAGGCTTTGAGTTCTTTGACGCTATTAAAGGCGGTGTTGTTCCTCAGGAATATCGCAAACCTGTTGAACAAGGTGTGCGCGAAACTCTCGAAGGTGGTGTTATCGCTGGCTACCCAGTAGTAGATGTTAAAGCGACACTTTACGATGGTAGCTACCACGATGTCGACTCGAGCGAACTTGCCTTTAAGCTCGCTGGTCACATTGCAACCCGCGCGGGTATTAAAGCTGCAAAACCTATTCTTCTCGAACCTATTATGAAGGTGGAAGTTAGTACGCCAGAAGAGTTCATGGGTGACGTCATTGGCGACCTTAACGCTCGTCGTGGTCGCATTGACGCTATGGAAGACATTCCTGGTGGTGCGAAGCTTGTTAAGGCATTTGTGCCACTTGCAAGTATGTTTGGTTACACAAGTGATCTTCGTTCAATGAGCCAAGGTCGTGCAGCCAGCACTATGGAGCTTGCGCAGTACGAGGAAGTACCACCTAACGTTGCACAGGAAATCATCGAGAAGCGCGCTAGTAAATAG
- a CDS encoding FKBP-type peptidyl-prolyl cis-trans isomerase yields MTEPTQLEGTKLANFTPLPTVPQLEIIDVVEGTGEVVPENATITAHYTGALCKDGTIFQSSHDFGKPITFGLNQVIKGWTQGVPGMKVGGTRRLVIPSALAYGSVRAAANIPPNSDLVFDIELVSL; encoded by the coding sequence ATGACTGAACCCACACAACTTGAGGGCACTAAGCTCGCTAATTTCACACCACTACCAACTGTTCCACAGCTAGAGATTATTGATGTCGTCGAAGGCACTGGAGAGGTTGTTCCCGAAAACGCTACTATTACCGCGCATTACACCGGCGCACTCTGCAAGGATGGAACTATTTTTCAAAGCTCGCACGACTTTGGAAAGCCAATCACCTTCGGACTAAACCAAGTTATAAAGGGATGGACACAAGGTGTTCCAGGCATGAAGGTGGGCGGTACAAGACGCCTTGTCATTCCATCTGCACTTGCCTACGGATCAGTCCGCGCAGCCGCAAACATTCCACCAAACTCTGACCTCGTGTTCGATATTGAGCTCGTATCGTTATAA